One part of the Candida albicans SC5314 chromosome R, complete sequence genome encodes these proteins:
- the NOC2 gene encoding mRNA-binding ribosome synthesis protein (Putative nucleolar complex protein; Hap43-induced; transposon mutation affects filamentous growth; mutation confers hypersensitivity to 5-fluorouracil (5-FU), tubercidin (7-deazaadenosine); repressed in core stress response), translated as MAKASKQTKKFQNKHLKHTIEQRKKVQAQNKKIASRKKSGSSSSGESNAPKRADGKAKEVFEDMSVDDFFGGGFEVPKEKNKNKNKQDTIEENEEEDSSSEEEDEEAMKENLKKLEADDPEFYKYLKDNDNDLLDFEAVNPLDAISDDEGDEDDDEEIEKEVPSDDDSEEEPTLGKVKGSKIEITKSLVKKWNQQLDKPTPKITRNILIAFKAAVNIHNSDSEDYKFSITDPKAFSELMLLVLKKVPISVQKLVKYKTNTQGVRTIPQKNQYATQIAAILKSHAGSFITLLNDITNTETAALILASIYEVFPFYLSHRRLLKQILTAVVNVWSSSSDIDTQISTFAFLNNVSREYPKSVLETVLKLTYSSFLQNCRKTNVHTMAQINFCKNSAVELFGINETLGYQVGFEYVRQLAIHLRNSINATSNAKEGYKTIYNWQYCHSLDFWSRVLSQHCNPEKELQNHKSKESPLRQLIYPLVQVTLGAIRLIPTAQFFPLRFYLIRSLIRLSQSTGVFIPLFPLISEILSSTAMTKAPKASTLQAVDFEHNIKVNQAYLGTRVYQDGLCEQFIELSGEFFGLYAKSIAFPELVTPAVLALRRFVKKSKNVKFNKQLQQLIEKLNANAVFITGKRSNVEYGPSNKAEVQQFLSDFEWEKTPLGQYVSVQRQLKAERLRILKEAQEEEAKAQAEQKKKEEEEDEQEDEDIVMEEEDDE; from the coding sequence ATGGCTAAAGCATCgaaacaaacaaagaagtttcaaaataagCATTTGAAACATACAATAGAGCAACGTAAGAAGGTTCAGGCAcagaacaagaaaattgCTTCCAGAAAAAAGAGTGGTAGTTCATCATCTGGGGAAAGCAATGCCCCCAAACGTGCTGATGGAAAAGCCAAGGAAGTCTTTGAAGATATGTCAGTAGACGACTTTTTCGGAGGTGGGTTTGAAGTTCctaaagaaaagaataagaacaagaacaagcaagatacaattgaagaaaacgaagaagaagactCGTCTTCTGAAGaggaagatgaagaagcaATGAAggaaaacttgaaaaaattagagGCAGACGATCCAGAATTTTACAAATACTTGAAAGATAATGacaatgatttattagattttGAAGCTGTCAATCCTTTAGATGCCATAAGTGATGACGAGggtgatgaagatgatgacgaagaaattgaaaaagaagttcCTAGCGATGATGATTCTGAGGAAGAACCAACTCTAGGAAAAGTAAAAGGAtctaaaattgaaataacgAAATCGTTGGTTAAAAAATGGAATCAACAATTAGATAAGCCAACCCCTAAGATTACAAGAAACATACTTATTGCTTTTAAGGCAGCTGTCAATATCCACAATTCGGATTCTGAAGATTATAAGTTTTCCATAACAGACCCTAAAGCATTTTCTGAATTGATGTTattagttttgaaaaaagttCCTATTTCTGTGCAAAAGTTGGTTAAATACAAAACTAACACTCAAGGAGTAAGAACTATCCCGCAAAAGAATCAATATGCCACTCAAATTGCAgctattttgaaatcacaTGCAGGTTCATTCATCACTTTATTAAACGATATCACCAATACTGAAACTGCTGCTTTAATTTTGGCTTCTATTTATGAGGTGTTCCCATTTTATTTGTCACACAGAAgattattaaaacaaattttgacTGCCGTTGTAAATGTTTGGTCTAGTTCTTCAGATATTGATACGCAAATTTCTACATTTGCATTTTTGAACAATGTATCTAGAGAGTATCCTAAATCGGTCTTGGAAACCgttttgaaattaactTACTCGTCTTTCTTACAGAATTGcagaaaaacaaatgtcCATACCATGGCCCAGATTAACTTTTGTAAAAACTCAGCTGTGGAATTGTTTGGAATCAATGAAACTTTGGGTTATCAAGTTGGTTTTGAGTATGTTAGACAATTGGCTATACATTTACGTAACAGTATCAATGCTACTTCGAACGCAAAAGAGGGATACAAAACTATATACAACTGGCAATACTGTCATTCATTGGATTTTTGGTCCAGAGTTTTGTCTCAACATTGTAATCCTGAAAAAGAGTTGCAAAACCATAAATCCAAAGAATCTCCATTGAGGCAATTAATTTATCCATTAGTACAAGTTACTTTGGGTGCTATTAGATTGATCCCTACCGCtcaattttttccattaagattttatttaattagaTCCTTGATCAGATTATCTCAATCTACCGGCGTGTTTATTCCTTTATTCCCATTGATTTCAGAGATTTTATCATCTACAGCAATGACCAAGGCACCAAAAGCTTCTACTTTGCAAGCTGTTGATTTCGAACACAATATTAAAGTTAATCAAGCATATTTGGGCACTAGAGTTTACCAAGATGGGTTATGTGAGCAATTTATAGAGTTATCTGGtgaattttttggtttgtaTGCGAAGAGTATTGCCTTCCCAGAGTTGGTGACCCCAGCTGTGTTAGCATTGAGAAGATTtgtgaaaaaatcaaaaaatgtaaaattcaacaaacaattgcaacaattgatagaaaaattaaatgcaAATGCTGTTTTCATTACTGGAAAAAGATCCAATGTTGAGTATGGACCATCAAATAAAGCAGAGGtacaacaatttttgaGTGACTTTGAATGGGAAAAGACACCTTTGGGTCAATATGTTAGTGTACAAAGACAGTTGAAAGCAGAAAGATTAAGAATCTTGAAAGAAGCCCAAGAAGAGGAAGCAAAAGCACAAGCtgaacaaaagaaaaaagaagaagaagaggatgagcaagaagatgaagatattgTAATGGAGGAGGAAGATGATGAGTAG
- the CWT1 gene encoding Cwt1p (Zn2Cys6 transcription factor involved in negative regulation of nitrosative stress response; mutant has cell wall defects; transcription increased at stationary phase; has predicted PAS domain; similar to S. cerevisiae Rds2p) produces the protein MSTMSTQKANSSTPGETDSSSSLPPPEITEPTYKKPEKSTKRRKKKLEIACVYCRRSHMICDESRPCQRCIKRGIAHLCYDEPSNSRQRKKAAALRKTQSEGAPMVTSPITLPLTGSTGNQSPLPLPPLQASQSDIRSAPKTENSLQFSQPALHQQQMQENPQGASQSVHTNNTHIYSSQNQQQQPQHQQQLQQQQPQPQPQSRLIKNSVLSQTLPYNQQPFFYSEHANSEFSSLNDFLSMIDDPELVNGALNDDTDGLLNFGVGNNNNSGGSNSNINNTHNNNNNGFSISGGNSTTNLNAVLAYSPNSNLFPPTFGNEADSTQIQSQQQQPELTQQPPALNPVKVEPQAEKTEQQPVISDSARDKFFLTAADPTTEISPEERLKQVIKAKLEAGLLQPYNYAKGYARLQRYMDNYMNISSRQRILKPLSIFRPAFRAIARTLKDVDLVLVEESFERMLLDYDRVFTAMAIPACLWRRTGEIYRGNKEFASLVGVTTDDLKDGKLAIYELMSEESAVNFWEKYGAIAFDKGQKAVLTSCNLRTRDGIKRKSCCFSFTIRRDRYNIPSCIVGNFIPIDP, from the coding sequence atgtCTACCATGAGTACTCAAAAAGCAAATAGTTCCACACCAGGGGAGACTGATTCTTCATCAAGTTTACCACCTCCGGAGATAACAGAACCCACCTATAAGAAGCCCGAAAAATCGACAAAAAGgaggaaaaagaagttgGAAATTGCATGTGTTTATTGCCGCCGATCACATATGATATGTGATGAATCAAGACCATGTCAACGATGTATAAAAAGAGGGATTGCCCATCTTTGTTATGATGAACCCTCTAACTCGCGACAACGTAAAAAGGCGGCCGCTTTAAGAAAGACTCAGAGTGAAGGGGCACCAATGGTGACATCACCAATAACGCTTCCTTTGACGGGGTCAACGGGGAACCAACTGCCGTTACCGTTGCCACCATTACAAGCATCTCAACTGGATATAAGGTCTGCGCCTAAAACGGAGAATTCTTTGCAGTTTTCACAACCAGCTctacatcaacaacagatGCAGGAGAATCCACAAGGTGCATCTCAATCTGTCCATACCAACAATACACATATTTATTCTTCCCAGAatcagcagcaacaaccgcaacatcaacaacagctacaacagcaacagccACAGCCACAGCCTCAATCAAGGTTAATAAAAAACTCAGTGCTATCCCAGACTTTGCCTTACAATCAACAACCATTCTTCTACTCAGAACATGCAAATAGTGAGTTTAGTTCTTTGAATGACTTTTTGTCAATGATTGATGACCCGGAGTTAGTCAACGGGGCTTTAAATGATGATACAGATGGACTTTTGAATTTTGGGGTtggtaacaacaacaatagcGGTGgcagcaacagcaatatTAACAACActcacaacaacaataataacgGGTTTAGTATTAGCGGCGGGAATAGCACGACTAACTTGAATGCAGTTTTGGCGTATTCACCTAATTCTAATTTGTTTCCACCAACTTTTGGTAATGAAGCGGATTCAACTCAAATCcaatcacaacaacaacaacctgAATTGACACAACAACCCCCTGCATTGAACCCAGTGAAGGTTGAGCCTCAAGCTGAGAAGACTGAACAACAACCTGTGATCTCAGATTCTGCAAGAGATAAGTTCTTTCTTACAGCAGCTGACCCTACTACTGAGATTTCACCTGAAGAACGATTGAAACAAGTTATTAAGGCAAAATTGGAGGCAGGTTTACTACAACCGTACAATTATGCCAAAGGCTACGCCAGACTTCAGAGATATATGGACAACTATATGAATATATCAAGTAGACAAAGAATTCTAAAGCCACTATCAATATTTCGACCGGCTTTTAGGGCAATTGCACGTACATTGAAAGATGTggatttggttttggttgaAGAAAGTTTTGAGAGAATGTTGTTGGATTATGATCGTGTTTTTACGGCAATGGCAATACCTGCTTGTTTATGGAGACGTACTGGAGAGATATACAGGGGCAATAAAGAGTTTGCCTCGTTGGTAGGTGTGACCACGGACGATCTTAAGGACGGGAAGTTGGCCATCTATGAATTAATGAGCGAGGAAAGTGCCGTCAATTTCTGGGAAAAGTATGGTGCAATTGCTTTTGATAAAGGTCAGAAAGCGGTCTTAACCAGTTGTAATTTAAGAACTAGAGATGGTATTAAACGAAAAAGTTGCTGTTTCAGCTTTACTATAAGGAGAGATAGATACAATATTCCCAGTTGTATAGTGGGTAATTTTATCCCCATTGATCCTtag
- a CDS encoding uncharacterized protein (RING-type zinc finger protein; upregulated during oral infection; mutants have reduced ability to damage oral epithelial cells; Spider and flow model biofilm induced), whose translation MNHPRHRDSMRVFFRPVVVVTCSMILLCFYLFSYKSVATHFDWNDAFDLTRNSRQKIETKFLESPKLEHETNQQQPIVQDVELDYPLNSMVSSFFPIDAVLQFNTSDNGNITTHEMLGRYASFSPILNHRLKSQYAILPFNACDLDNLTSLSKTKYHTKVLIVLRGGCTFVDKVSNLLESEMEPTSILIANDEPYRGLITMFSNTFNQDGSLQTPIMFITNEDYRYLKSIEYQNLTIEISTAYIGSWLSIILSMVLSPPLLIILFYAVIICGQKIRRKQVNIQNAKMVKSLPIYIYNIDHLVLAKYFQHYLKVTGQSNMVPKDGENAMLLESPKPSPNASSSSINKIIVGGIDLRSSKVHLHAITAPDDFYPSYKCSICLEKYIPLKSKVLVLDCKHFFHEYCLSNWLINFKRSCPLCNYTLQSRHDHNSSYWVAERDDNTIGYGSMEDLEAGPSRRSNAISLNTSDGSGSDEESYLLENTSQQGVNDVVSDHPSNYQKDSPKTQHLHPSNNVMLNPPESVSSGGSNLTFYTANSQPIESSSAENGQSGQPKRPYLISKPSQILSRLSSSKLSGVELSASIDSGSDHNQQEQNSFESSTTSIVESDHGDESTINLSESYNN comes from the coding sequence ATGAATCACCCTCGGCATAGAGACAGTATGAGGGTTTTCTTCAGaccagttgttgttgttaccTGCTcaatgatattattatgcttttatttgtttagtTATAAGAGTGTTGCGACTCATTTTGATTGGAATGATGCCTTTGACTTAACAAGAAACTCAAGGCAGAAAATAGAGACCAAATTCTTGGAGTCACCAAAGCTTGAGCATGAGACAAACCAGCAACAGCCAATAGTTCAAGATGTAGAGCTTGATTACCCTTTGAATAGTATGGTCAGCTCATTTTTCCCCATAGACGCAGTACTTCAGTTTAATACTTCTGATAACGGGAATATAACCACTCACGAGATGCTTGGAAGATATGCTTCTTTTAGTCCCATTTTGAACCACAGGTTGAAGAGTCAATATGCGATATTGCCATTTAATGCCTGTGATTTAGACAACTTAACATCGCTTTCTAAGACTAAGTATCATACTAAagtattgattgttttgaGAGGAGGTTGTacatttgttgataagGTGTCCAATTTGCTAGAGTCAGAAATGGAGCCAACTAGTATTTTGATTGCTAATGACGAGCCTTATAGAGGGTTGATAACAATGTTTTCTAATACGTTCAATCAAGATGGATCATTGCAAACACCCATCATGTTTATAACCAACGAGGATTATCGATACTTGAAAAGTATTGAGTATCAAAATTTGACTATAGAAATTAGCACCGCATATATTGGAAGCTGGCTCAGTATAATTTTGTCAATGGTCTTGTCACCTCCGCtattaattatattattcTATGCAGTTATCATATGTGGTCAAAAGATCAGGAGAAAACAAGTAAATATTCAGAACGCTAAGATGGTTAAGAGCTTGCCAATCTATATTTACAACATAGATCACTTGGTTTTGGCAAAATATTTTCAGCATTATTTGAAAGTCACTGGTCAGAGTAACATGGTTCCGAAAGATGGAGAAAATGCAATGCTATTAGAATCTCCAAAACCTTCGCCTAATGcgtcatcgtcatcaattaataaaataatagtTGGAGGTATAGATTTAAGATCATCCAAAGTACATTTGCATGCAATAACTGCACCCGATGACTTCTATCCGTCATATAAATGCTCAATTTGTTTGGAAAAGTATATACCATTGAAGTCAAAGGTGCTTGTACTTGATTGCAAACATTTTTTCCACGAGTACTGTTTGTCTAATTGGCTAATTAACTTTAAAAGGAGTTGTCCGTTGTGTAACTATACACTTCAGAGTAGACACGATCACAATAGCTCTTATTGGGTTGCTGAAAGAGATGACAATACCATAGGTTATGGCAGCATGGAGGATTTGGAGGCTGGCCCTTCTAGACGCTCGAATGCAATATCACTAAATACTTCAGACGGCTCAGGGAGTGACGAGGAGTCTTATTTACTAGAGAATACCCTGCAGCAAGGAGTTAATGATGTGGTTTCAGATCATCCAAGCAATTACCAAAAAGACAGTCCCAAAACTCAGCACCTACACCCTAGTAATAATGTCATGCTCAACCCTCCAGAAAGTGTTTCCTCAGGTGGTTCCAACTTAACATTTTATACAGCCAATAGTCAGCCCATCGAAAGTAGCTCAGCTGAAAACGGCCAATCAGGTCAACCGAAAAGACCTTACCTAATATCCAAGCCACTGCAAATACTAAGTCgattatcttcttcaaaacTATCAGGGGTTGAATTAAGTGCCAGTATTGATTCAGGTAGCGACCATaatcaacaagaacaaaattCTTTTGAATCATCGACTACAAGCATAGTTGAACTGGATCATGGCGATGAACTGACAATAAATCTTTCAGAGTCCTACAATAATTAA
- a CDS encoding DNA-directed RNA polymerase III core subunit (Ortholog(s) have RNA polymerase III activity, role in tRNA transcription from RNA polymerase III promoter and DNA-directed RNA polymerase III complex, cytosol localization) has translation MPPKRRRTLSTGAHDAAFNELLKPEYKGKKLTDEINTAKDKWNLLPAFLKVKGLVKQHLDSYNYFVDVDLKKIIKANELVLSDVDPEFYVKYLDIRVGHKSTSKPGVKEVILPPHECRLRDLTYSAPIYVDVEYTRGRKIIRHNDLEIGRMPVMLRSNKCMLEGMSEATMAQVEECPLDPGGYFVVNGTEKVILVQEQLSKNRIIVEADEKKGIVQASVTSSTHERKSKTYVITKNDKIYLKHNSISEDIPIVIILKAAGIVSDLEILQLVCGSDSNYQDLFVVNFEEAARLEVFTQQQALYYVGKRVKTIRRAGAPKLSQLQEGIEAIATTIIAHLTVSDLQFREKALYIATMARRVVMAMHNPKMVDDRDYVGNKRLELAGQLMSLLFEDLFKKFNSDFKANIDKVLKKPSRTSEFDALLSINIHSNNITMGLNRAISTGNWSLKRFKMERAGVTHVLSRLSYISALGMMTRISSQFEKSRKVSGPRALQPSQFGMLCTADTPEGEACGLVKNLALMTHITTDDEEAPVKKLCIALGCEPIFALDSATLHVDGNFGVYLNGTLIGTTRFPVKFVHDFRHLRRVGKVSAFISIYTNTHHQAVHIATDGGRICRPLIIVENGKSKVTAEHLAKLINQEWSFDDFLTHGLVEYLDVNEENDSLIALYEDDITANPGAIVTHLEIEPFTVLGAVAGLIPYPHHNQSPRNTYQCAMGKQAIGAIAYNQFRRIDTLLYFMVYPQQPMVKTKTIELIEYDKLPAGQNATVAVMSYSGYDIEDALVLNKASLDRGFGRCQVVRKNTVQLKKYPNHTQDILAGMRVDENNKPIFQHQALGPDGLGEVGSRIFNGQVFANKCVPTNSGDSTLGAQQEQRAAESHREAPAFYKGPEPSYIDQVMMSVSDNDQALIKVLLRQTRRPELGDKFSSRHGQKGVCGIIVQQEDLPFNDSGISPDIIMNPHGFPSRMTVGKMIELISGKAGVLNGSLEYGTCFGGSKLEDMSKILIEKGFSYSGKDMLYSGITGECLQAYIFFGPIYYQKLKHMVLDKMHARARGPRAVLTRQPTEGRSRDGGLRLGEMERDCVIAYGASQLLLERLMISSDAFEVDVCNKCGLMGYNSWCTTCKSSENVIKMTIPYAAKLLFQELLSMNIAPRLRLGDVF, from the coding sequence ATGCCTCCTAAAAGAAGACGTACATTACTGACAGGGGCTCATGATGCTGCCTTTAACGAGTTATTAAAACCAGAGTATAAGGGTAAAAAATTGACAGATGAGATCAATACTGCCAAAGACAAATGGAATTTACTTCCTGCATTTTTAAAAGTTAAAGGTTTGGTCAAACAACATTTGGATTCCTATAActattttgttgatgttgacttgaaaaaaatcatcaagGCAAATGAATTAGTCTTGTCAGATGTTGACCCAGAATTTTACGTCAAGTATTTGGATATCAGAGTAGGTCACAAATCTACATCGAAACCAGGTGTGAAAGAAGTTATTTTGCCTCCTCATGAATGTAGATTGAGAGATTTAACTTATTCAGCACCTATCTACGTTGATGTCGAATACACTAGAGGTCGTAAAATTATTAGACACAATGATTTGGAAATAGGGAGAATGCCCGTTATGTTAAGATCAAACAAGTGTATGTTGGAAGGTATGTCCGAAGCAACCATGGCCCAAGTAGAAGAGTGTCCCTTGGATCCAGGTGGTTACTTTGTGGTTAATGGTACCGAAAAGGTTATCTTAGTTCAAGAACAATTGTccaaaaatagaattattGTCGAAGCAGACGAGAAAAAGGGTATAGTCCAAGCATCTGTTACGTCATCGACTCACGAACGTAAATCAAAGACTTATGTTATTACCAAAAATGATaagatttatttgaaacaCAATTCTATTAGTGAAGATATCCCTATTGTCATTATTTTAAAAGCAGCTGGGATAGTTTCCGATTTAGAAATTTTACAATTAGTTTGTGGATCCGACTCAAACTATCAagatttgtttgttgtaaACTTTGAGGAAGCAGCTCGGTTGGAAGTTTTCACTCAACAGCAAGCATTGTACTATGTTGGTAAACGTGTGAAGACGATTAGACGTGCCGGAGCTCCCAAGTTATCACAACTCCAAGAAGGTATTGAAGCCATTGCCACCACAATTATTGCTCATTTAACTGTTTCTGATTTACAATTTAGAGAAAAAGCTCTTTATATCGCCACCATGGCCAGAAGAGTGGTCATGGCCATGCACAACCCAAAGATGGTTGATGATAGGGATTATGTCGGGAATAAAAGATTGGAATTAGCTGGTCAATTGATGtcattattgtttgaagatttgttcaaaaaattcaattcagaTTTTAAAGCCAATATCGACaaagtattgaaaaaaccAAGCAGAACTTCTGAGTTTGAtgcattattatcaatcaacattcattcaaataatattacCATGGGATTGAACCGTGCCATTTCTACTGGTAATTGGTCATTGAAACGTTTCAAAATGGAGAGAGCAGGTGTCACACATGTTTTATCACGATTGTCATATATATCGGCTTTGGGTATGATGACTCGTATTTCCTctcaatttgaaaagtCAAGAAAAGTCTCTGGACCTAGAGCTTTGCAACCTTCTCAGTTTGGTATGTTGTGTACTGCAGATACACCGGAAGGGGAGGCCTGTGGGTTAGTTAAAAATTTAGCATTGATGACACACATCACCAccgatgatgaagaagctCCTGTGAAGAAATTGTGTATAGCTTTAGGTTGTGAGCCTATCTTTGCATTAGACTCGGCCACTTTGCACGTGGATGGGAACTTTGGTGTCTATCTTAATGGTACTTTGATAGGTACCACAAGATTCCCAGTGAAATTTGTTCATGATTTCCGTCACTTGAGAAGAGTTGGAAAAGTATCTGCATTTATTTCGATTTATACAAACACCCACCACCAGGCCGTGCATATAGCCACCGATGGGGGAAGAATTTGTCGACCTTTGATAATTGTGGAAAATGGGAAATCCAAAGTTACAGCAGAACATTTGGCAAAGTTAATCAATCAAGAATGGTCttttgatgatttcttAACACACGGTTTAGTGGAATACCTTGATGTCAATGAAGAAAACGACTCTTTGATTGCATTGTATGAGGATGATATCACTGCTAATCCAGGAGCAATAGTCACTCATTTAGAAATTGAACCATTCACTGTTTTGGGTGCTGTCGCAGGGTTGATTCCATACCCACATCACAACCAATCTCCAAGAAACACTTATCAATGTGCGATGGGTAAGCAAGCTATTGGTGCTATAGcatataatcaatttagaaGAATAGACACATTATTGTATTTTATGGTGTATCCACAACAACCAATGgtgaaaaccaaaacaatcGAGTTAATTGAATATGACAAGTTGCCTGCTGGTCAAAATGCTACTGTTGCAGTTATGTCATATTCCGGTTatgatattgaagatgCTTTGGTTTTGAATAAGGCATCACTAGATAGAGGATTTGGTCGTTGTCAAGTGGTTCGTAAAAACACGGtgcaattgaaaaaatatccTAATCATACTCAAGATATTCTTGCCGGTATGAGAGTGGACGAGAACAATAAACCTATTTTCCAGCATCAAGCATTAGGTCCAGATGGACTTGGGGAAGTTGGAAGTAGAATCTTTAATGGTCAAGTTTTTGCCAACAAATGTGTTCCTACAAACTCTGGTGATTCAACATTAGGTGctcaacaagaacaaaGGGCTGCAGAAAGCCACCGTGAAGCACCAGCATTTTACAAGGGTCCTGAACCATCATATATAGATCAAGTGATGATGTCTGTTAGTGATAATGACCAAGCATTAATCAAGGTGTTGTTAAGACAAACCAGAAGACCAGAATTGGGAGATAAATTTTCCTCTAGACATGGACAAAAGGGGGTTTGTGGTATTATTGTTCAACAAGAAGACTTACCATTCAATGATTCTGGTATTTCTCCTGACATTATTATGAATCCACATGGGTTCCCCTCTCGTATGACGGTTGGTAAGATGATTGAATTGATCTCGGGTAAAGCTGGGGTTTTGAATGGTTCACTTGAGTATGGTACTTGTTTTGGAGGATCAAAATTGGAGGATATGTCCAAAATATTGATCGAAAAAGGGTTTTCGTATTCAGGAAAGGATATGTTGTATTCTGGTATAACTGGTGAGTGTTTGCAAGCAtatattttctttggtcctatttattatcaaaaattgaaacataTGGTTTTGGATAAGATGCATGCAAGAGCAAGAGGTCCAAGAGCAGTATTGACAAGACAGCCTACCGAAGGTAGATCAAGAGATGGTGGGTTGAGATTGGGTGAGATGGAAAGAGACTGTGTTATTGCTTATGGTGCTTCGCAATTGTTGTTAGAAAGATTAATGATTTCATCAGATGCTTTTGAAGTTGATGTTTGTAATAAATGTGGGTTAATGGGGTACAATAGTTGGTGTACAACTTGTAAAAGCTCCGAGAATGTTATCAAGATGACGATACCTTACGCTGCCAAGTTGTTGTTCCAGGAGTTGTTATCAATGAATATTGCTCCAAGATTAAGATTAGGTGACGTgttttaa